The following are from one region of the Mus musculus strain NOD/ShiLtJ chromosome 17 genomic scaffold, GRCm38.p6 alternate locus group NOD/ShiLtJ MMCHR17_CHO_IDD1 genome:
- the H2-Bl gene encoding histocompatibility 2, blastocyst precursor (The RefSeq protein has 14 substitutions compared to this genomic sequence), which produces MAQRTLFLLLAAALTMIETRAGPHSMRYFETAVFRPGLGEPRFISVGYVDNTQFVSFDSDAENPRSEPRAPWMEQEGPEYWERETQIAKDNEQSFGWSLRNLIHYYNQSKGGFHTFQRLSGCDMGLDGRLLRGYLQFAYDGRDYITLNEDLKTWMAADLVALITRRKWEQAGAAELYKFYLEAECVEWLRRYLQLGKETLLRTDPPKAHVTHHPRPAGDVTLRCWALGFYPADITLTWQLNGEELTQDMELVETRPAGDGTFQKWAAVVVPLGKEQNYTCHVYHEGLPEPLTLRWEPPPSTGSNMVNIAVLVVLGAVIIIEAMVAFVLKSSRKIAILPGPAGTKGSSAS; this is translated from the exons ATGGCGCAGCGAAcgctgctcctgctgctggcaGCCGCCCTGACCATGATCCAGACTCGCGCGG GCCCACACTCGATGCGATATTTCGAGACCGCAGTGTTCGGGCCCGGCCTCGGGGAGCCCCGGTTCATCTCTGTCGGCTACGTGGACAACACGCAGTTCGTGAGCTTCGACAGCGACGCGGAGAATCCGAGATCTGAGCCGCGGTCGCCCTGGATGGAGCAGGAGGGACCGGAGTATTGGGAGCGGGAAACACAGATCGCCAAGGACAATGAGCAGAGTTTCGGATGGAGCCTGAGGAACCTGATCCACTACTACAACCAGAGCAAGGGTG GCTTTCACACATTCCAGCGGTTGTCTGGCTGTGACATGGGGTTGGACGGGCGCCTCCTCCGCGGGTACCTGCAGTTCGCTTATGATGGCCGCGATTACATCGCCCTGAACGAAGACCTGAAAACGTGGATGGCGGCGGACCTGGTAGCGCTGATCACCCGACGCAAGTGGGAGCAGGCTGGTGCTGCAGAGCTATACAAGTTCTACCTAGAGGGCGAATGCGTGGAGTGGCTTCGCAGATACCTGGAGCTCGGGAATGAGACGCTGCTGCGCACAG ATCCCCCAAAGGCCCATGTGACCCGTCATCCCAGACCTGCAGGTGATGTCACCCTGAGGTGCTGGGCCCTGGGCTTCTACCCTGCTGACATCACCCTGACCTGGCAGTTGAATGGGGAGGAGCTGACCCAGGACATGGAGCTTGTGGAGACCAGGCCTGCAGGGGATGGAACCTTCCAGAAGTGGGCAGCTGTGGTGGTGCCTCTTGGGAAAGAGCAGAATTATACATGCCGTGTGCACCATGAGGGGCTGCCTGAGCCACTCACCCTGAGATGGG AGCCTCCTCCATCAACCGGCTCCAACATGGTAAACATAGCTGTTCTGGTTGTCCTTGGAGCTGTGATCATCATTGAAGCTATGGTGGCTTTTGCGTTGAAGAGCAGGAGAAAAATAG CCATCCTTCCTGGTCCAGCAGGCACTAGGGGATCATCTGCATCCTGA